CGTGGAATAGAGATCGACATGGAAGCTGACTGGGGTACGGGTGCTTGGCTTCGGGGAACACCTGGTCCGGAAATCATCAAGGAGTTGACCCCACAGCAAGGCGATGTTGTGGTGGAAGGAAAGAAAACACTAGATGCATTCCATTCAACCGGCTTGGACTACTATCTGAGAGCCAATGAGATCGAGTATGTGGCGTTCACTGGTTTTCACACAGATTGGTGTGTTGAATCAACGGCAAGATCGGCCTATGACAAAGGATATCGGGTTATCGTTATTGGCGATTGTACTGCCACTGATACACAAGAGGAACAGGATTTCTGTGAGAAATGGATATTCCCTAAGATTGGTAAAGTCATGAATTACAAGGAATTTTTAAAGGCCTTGGTATAATTTTCATGCTCTGCTCGTAAATTTCTCGTATTGGTAGATCAAGGGTTAGGTCAATGGAACATTTTATACGGATGCTATCGTACCAACCCTTGATTTACATACATAGTTTACAGGTAACTATGGTTCCAAAAAACTGAGATCACACAAATATATTGGGACAACTTGGGAGAAGGTAAGTGAATAATGTAAGAATTAGGCCGATGAACACAGGCTTTGTAACAATGATTCCTAGCTTGTATCTGTATCATCATTCCGCCATCAAGTATTATCCGAATGCATCAAATAAAGAGGAAGATTTTCCAGTTTTCACCTATCTGATTGAGGGTGGCGAAAAGTTGGTCCTTGTTGACACCGGTATGGCTGACACAAAACGAGCAGATACATACCATCATCCAGGCTCATATCAACCAAAAGGAATGTCCATCGTAGAGCAGCTCGATACAATTGGATATAAACCCACTGATATTGATATAGTTGTATTTACGCATCTTCATTGGGATCATTGCTTCTATATGGAAAAATTTACCAATGCACAATTTATCGTGCATAAAAAAGAATATGAATTTGCCATGAACCCAATTCCTCTCTATTACAAATCATATGAGGCACCTGAATTGGGAATCGTCAGACCTTTTGAAGGTATTCAGATGACTTTGGTAGAAGGTGAGACAGAGATAATCCCGAACGTTCGGGTTTTTGAAACCCCAGGTCATTCAGTTGGCCATCAAGCAGTTGAGGTAGATACCAATACGGGTACCTATATCATCTGTGGTGATGCCATCTTTATCCTGGATAACCTGAAACCGATTCCGCAGATTCATTACAACATTACGCCTCCTAATAGATATGCAGATATCGTTGAAACCTGGCATAGCATTGAGAAGATCAAAAATCGGGCACAGAGTGAAGATAGAATCTTGACGTGTCATGACAGATCAATGCTGGAACGTGTGAAAGATACACCTGTGCTTGGTTGATTGCATAATAAGGAGGTTGTTTGTGACCATTATTGCTGTCATTGCTAGTTTTGATACAAAATATCATGAAGTAGCATATGTCCAACAACAAATTGAAGAACTTGGATGTACACCATTCCTAATAGACATTAGTACTGGGCCGAACCCTCCGTTGATTGCGATTACCGCAGATATCCCGAGAGATGATGTTCTCAGGATGGGAGGATCTTCTTGGGAGACCATCAAAAAATTGGATAAAGGCAATGCAATCAAATCTATGTCTGATTGTGTTTCCAAAGTGATATATACCTTGCATAGCGAGCGAAAGATTGATGGTGTCTTGGGTATGGGCGGATTGCAGAACACTATTATATGTTCAGCGGCTTTACGCCAGCTTCCCCTTGGGTTTCCAAAATTCATTTGTTCGACTATTGCTAGTGGTAACCGATATTTTGATACTGTTGTTGGAGATAAGGATATTACGGTAATGCCTTCCATTGTCGATTTCGCCGGCATTAATCCGATCAGTGAAGTCGTCTTGGCAAATTCTGTGGCAAGTGTAGTAGGAATGGTAAAATATGGAAAGCACGAAATTGATACGCATGGAAAGCACTATATAGGTGCAACTTTGATGGGCATCACAAATGATACAGTTATGCGTGCAATAAACAATTTGACTGTAAAAGGGGAAAATGTTATCAGCTTCCATTCCACCGGTATAGGGGGAAGGGTACTTGATTCACAGATTCGAGATGGCAACATTGCGGCAGTAATGGATCTATGCTTGCATGAAATGACAGCGGAATATTTTGGAGGCCTTGGATACAGCAAAGGAGCTAACAATCGTTTGCTTGCTGCTGCAGAGATGGGAATCCCCAGTCTCATTTGCCCAGGGGGAATAGACTTTGCCTGTCTGAGCAAAGAAGATTTTTTTGACGATGAAGACAAACGGGGTTTTGTATGGCATTCCAAGGATTATCTAACGCATACAAGGCTTTGGGAAAGTGAAATCCTCGATATCACAAGAACAATTATTCAAAGAGTCAATTGCGCAAAAGGGATAACAGAGATTGTGTTGCCTCTTGGTGGACTGAGAACGATGAGCAGACCAGGGGAGTTTTTCTTCAAACCAGATACTATCAAGAAAATGAAAGTGATTTTCGATGAAGAATTAAAACCTGAAATAGTGTGTAAAGCTTTTGATTTGAATTTTGATGATCCGGATTTTGCAGATATTTGTGCTAACGAAATGCTGGCTCTTCTAGAAAAGGGGGGACTACGATGATGGAAATCATCTCTCAGTATGCCGACCTTGTTGATTCTCTTATCCTTGCGGCAAGAAAAATGTATTCGTTCCGTTATGAAATGAGTGATGGCGGTAATCTGAGTATGCGAGTACCTGGGAAAGATTGGATGATCGTGAAAGGTACAAATGTTGCTTTCGATGAAATAGCCATTTCATCATTGGTAGTCACCGATTTTGAAGGGAATGTCATTGAAGGTAGCTGCAAGCCATCAAAAGAGTCTTTGCTTCATGGGGTACTATACAGTGCTTTGCCGCATGTCAATGCAATTATGCATTGTCACTCACCCTATGCCACAGCATGGGCATCTGATCATGATTCCCTTGCATTTTCAACGCATCATGCGCGGGAGAAATTGAACTTTTGCCCTGTGGTCGATACCCACTCATATGTTGTTCCCCGAGAATATTTCACGACGATTGTAAATCTGTTTCAAGAGAACGAAAACCTGAAATCTTTTATTCTGAGGGGTCATGGCCAAGTGACGGTAGGAAAGACGATGAGAGAGGCAGTGTATCTTGCAGAATTAGTAGAAGAGACGGCACAGATATCGGTGCTCTCCCAAGCTATGAAATATCACGATGAGAAAGGTTTTTAGTAATTTATAAAGATGCGTCCTTTGTGGTTGTTTTGCTGAAACTTCTTTACATATTTAAAGTTATGCAGATTTACAGTATGTAAGTGACTTGTTATAATACCTCTATGTTTCTGATGGCTTTTTATCAGTAGTGAATGTATTCTCTGCAGGTTATTCTGAGGAATTAAGACATTGATTATTTGGAGAAAACTATATTGGATACGAGATGTAGAAAATTGTTTTCTGATTGTTAGAGCTGAAGAGATATATCTTTCATGAAATACGGAGTATGAATATTGAGTATGAACCATCAAAAGATCCAACCCACGACAGTTGCTGATTCTGTCTACCTTCGGATAAAAAATGCAATCATAATTGGTGAATTGAAAGCAGGAGAACATCTTGTCCAGGAGGAGTTCACGAAGGATCTTGGCGTGAGCCGTACTCCCGTAAGGGATGCTTTCAGAAGACTCGAGTCAGAGGGGCTTGTGGTAAATAGACCATATTATGGTGCTACGGTATTTATGCCATCAAAAGAACAAGTCCTTGAGATATATGAAATCAGAATACTCATTGAACAATATTGTGCTTCGAGAACCAGTAAAGTAGCTACTGATGACGAACTGAAAACTCTAAAAAGTATTAACGACAGGATGGCGGAGGTTTCCCCTTCATCAAAAGAGTACATGCAACTTGATTTTGAGTTTCACAAGCATATCGGTGAGCTTTCCGGTTGTACAAAATCGACATTGGAAATTCTGGAAGGCCTCCTGAATAAAAGTAGCAGTTTCAAATCAATATACTATTCTATGGTCGGTGGATCGCAAGCAACCATCGCCATGCATTCTGATATCGTTGAGGCTTTATTCAATCGGGATGAAGAAGCAGTGAAAAAGGCCATAGCCGATCATCTAAACCATGTTCTCAATAGGGTCATTTCATCAAATATTCTCGTGTGAATTTGAATAGTCAATAGCATTGTTTTTTGGGGTTGGCAATTAGATATTATACTTTGCTAACCCCAATTCTATTTTTAAGCGTCCAATGGTCATTTTTACTAACGAACGCCTCTAACGATACAGGGTTCGATTCTTGCTGTCTCTGCCCTTCACTCAGCTCATTTTCCCCGAGGGGTTTGCTTTCCAGAAGAAGTGCAACCTCTTCTGGATACAGCTGGGATACCATCGATTCCCTTGAAACCTGTTAGGTGCTTTTATCTCTGCGCTGCAGTAGTTTCCGAACAAAGAATCCTCTTGAAGAGTTTAAGTTCGACTCAACTGGTTTTGCAACAGATGTCTATGCTGGGGTTGAGCAATGCGAGGGAGAATTACCTGGAAGCATTACGCTTCGTACTGGATACCCCGGAATACGAGGAAGTGAAGAGCAATCCGGAGATCTTGGCGATGTTGCCGGAAGCTCTGGGGGAGTAAATCCCGAGAATGTTCTTTTCCAGAAAGCCTCTGACCTAGATTCAGAGCATTCGCTTTATCAATATCTTTAATTAGGATGTATCAATAAAAGCTAAAGCGCTTTTTCTCCACCGTCCGCATGCAGTTCATGCCATTGGTCTGGGGAAACACGGCTTTCACAGCATCAAGAAACCAGTCAGACTGTCAATGCTTGCTATACATAGGTCCTTGACGCTGCGGTTTTAAAATATTCCAATTAATAACCATATTTCGAACAGAAATATAACCAAGTCTACGCTATCTGAGCATATTGAATAGCCATTAATACTTGGAATATGTCCTTCTCATCCTTGAGGAATAAAGTATACTTGTTATCATTATTTGTGAGGAATGCATGACAATGTTATTTGTCTCGGGCCTACGGGAGATTCCTGAATAAAGCAGACTACTCAGGACCAAGTATTGCAAGAAAGTTGCCAGGTTTTCCTACTGCTTTATAAATCTGAGGAGTTTTTCATGAATTATTTTGAAGCCACTTTACTTTCTATGGTGCTTATGTTGGCCATTCTAGTCGATGTTTTACGATTCCCGTTACTTAAAAAAGATCGGGGAAGTCTTTTTTTCGCCGAGTTGGCGATTGCCTACTCGATATTCCTTGTCATCACAATCCTAATTTGCCTTGGTAGAGAAAATATCATTTCGTATCCAATAGGAATAGGTAGAATTCTTTGGGCATTGCATTTTCTTTCTTTCCCTGTTTTATTGGGAATGTGGATGCATTTCAATGCAATAAATGTAATTGACAATGAAAAGCTTGTTAATTTGCTTTCTCTCGTCCATGCTATTCCTCTCGTGGTGCTTATTATAATTACTCTCATCGATATACCACAACAACGCTTTTACCCGTTCAATCCTGGATATGAGCATATGGCTCCGGTCATCGGCACCTACTACATGGTATCTCTATGCTTTTTTTTCTGTCTGGCAATGTTCCTTTCAACATTGGGGCATCGGAAAGAACTGCAAGGTTCCTTTCTGTTTATCTCAATGCTTTTGCCAATTGCTTTTACCATATCGTTCATGACCTTCTATGCCACACATATTCATGTCATGTTTGTCATGGTGAACTCCTTCATGATGGTGCTCTACTATCTTATTGGGCAGCGGGATTCAATTAGAGTTGATTCTTTGACAGGATTGCCTTCCTATACGCTCTTGAAGCGTAAACTTATCAGAATTTTTCGATTAAGATCTTCCTATGCAGTAATTTTCCTTGACATTGAAAATTTCAGATATTTTAACTCCCGATATGGCCAATTCCTTGGAGACCAAATGCTTGCGAAACTAGCAGAGTTTCTTAAGACTATAGGGAGGGCTAATGAGGTTTATAGGGTTTCTGACGATCAATTTTGCATTTGTCTTCCATCCGGTGCAGACGAAACTGCAAAAATTGTAACCGACCAAATAAAAGAAAGAATGAATCAACCCTGGGACCTTAACGGGAGGACTGTTTTCATTCAAGTCAACATGGCTGTAATCAACATACCTCAGCAAGCAGAAACTATGGAAGAGTTCAAACAGGCCACTAGCCGATTACTGCTTGAGATAAAAATGCTACGCAATAAATCGCTCATTATTTATACCCGTGAAAGTACAGTTGACCATGAACGGAAAATGAATATCATATCTGCACTACGTGAGTCCATCAAATTTACCGAACAGATATTGGTATATTATCAACCAATCTATGATGCAAAGACTGAACAACTCGTATCTGCCGAAGCTTTGATAAGAATAGATGATTTACACCTAGGATTCCTTAAGCCAGACGAGTTTATAACTCTTGCAGAGCAGACCGGATTGATTATGCAACTCACACAAATCATGCTTGCCAAGGTTTGTAGATTCATCAAACAAATTCCTGAAGAAAATTCCCCATTGAGCCATATCGCCATGAATCTCTCTAGCGAGGACTTCGAATCGAAGGTCATTGGAAAAACTTTGCTAGATATTATTGAACAGGAAGGTGTCAAACCAAAACGGATTGGGTTTGAAATTACTGAATCGGTGGTGTTGCAATCGTATGAAACGGTATCTGAAGTCATGGTCGAATTATCACTGAAAAAAATTGCCTTTGCTTTGGACGATTTCGGGACAGGTTATTCAAATCTTCGAGCTTTGATAGATCTACCCTATGATTATGTAAAGTTGGATAAAAGCGTAATTCATGCAGCCATGGCAAAGCCTTCCATGCTCTTACTATTGACAGAGATGCTTCAAAAAATGGGTAAATGTGTGATAGCAGAAGGCGTAGAAACCAAAGAACAGCTATCCATGGTAAGAAGTGCTGGTATTGAGAGGGTGCAAGGGTATTATTTTTCGAAGCCATTGGAAGAGGAAGTCTTCCGTGATTTGATTTTGCAAGCGAAATAATACTGATTGTATTACTATATTTTGATATTTCTCAGACCGTTTAGCATTGACTTTTTCCCCTTGTGCGATTGATTCGTACGAGTTAATGGGTGCGTTTCAATTCCTTCATTTTTCAGACTGCTGGCCAATATTTCAACTAGACACATGGTTATGGTGGGCTTTGTGAGCAAAACAGTTTCCCAAGGCGGATACGGTAGACTTACCTACAAGGAGCGGGAGTTTACATCAGAGGTGCCCCTTGCGCATGCCGGGGTGATGGTAATTCTTTCCGGACTTCCTGTTTGGACGGACTTTATCGACTTTGAAAGCATCACAAGTGATGCAAGGCTTCTGGAAACCTATGGGGAGGTACTGGTAACCGGGCAGGGAATATGGTTTTTCCCTCGGATATGACAAAATAAGTGGTTGATCCATTCTGAACACTTCATCCTTTCTAACGCAGATGATCAAATCGACTGCTGAGAAAGGGGGTAAAGTGTCTATACTCTGGGAGGTTCTGCGGATATCGAGGGGCAGGATAGGGGAAGTGAAATAATTCTTTTCCCTCAACCTATACAACATGCCAAGAAGAAGTGGTTTTGTTTTGTATTGAAAGGAACAATGTAACAATGAAGGTTTTTGGAAAATGTTCCCAATTCTCTGGGCCATCCAGTATCAAGTACTTTATTGTGTTGACTTTACCCTTAGGGCAAGGTGTACGTTAAGGATAGGTGCCAGAGGATTGGCCAAGAGGAGTATAATCCATGTTGTCTATCGGAGAATTTTCAAATATCTGTAGGGTTTCCACAAAGACGCTTCGCTATTATGCGGAGATAGGGCTGATTCTGCCTGATAAAGTCAACCCTGAAAATGGTTATAGATATTACTCTATTGGGCAATTGGAAACGATGCTATATATCAATCGGCTGAAAACGTACAATTTTTCTTTGGAAGAAATCAAGACCATACTTGAATCAGAAGAACTCCAGGACGAAAAACTCTGCTTGGCACTTACCAGAAAGAAAAATGAAATTGAGAAAAAAGAACAAGAAATTTCAAGAACGTTAGACCAATTGAGTAATGATATTTCAAGTTTGAAACAAGGCAAATCAATTATGTCCTATCTAAAAGGCATTGATATCCAACTTGTGGAAGTCTCAAGGATGTACCTTCTCTCTATGCGAAAAATGATTCAGGAATATGGTTTTTCTGAAGAATACAGCAATTGTTTTGGTGCCTTATTCAGAAAAATTGCAGATGACAATCTAACTGTAGCCGCTCCTCCAATGGTGCTTTTTCACAGTGCGGAATTTAGTCCACTTGGTTTGGATACTGAATTTGCCATTCCCGTAAAAGAGTATGTTACCGGTACAAGGGATTTTTCTCCGGGGCTATGCTTGAAGACAGTTCTCGTTGGTTCTTATTCTGGCCTCTCTTCCGTATACACCAAACAACGCGAATGGGCAGAAGGGGAAGGCTATGAATCCAGCAATGCCCTGTATGAAGTGTACGTAACTGACCCTTCCCAAGTTACCAAGGAAAGTGAGCTTATAACAGAGATTTATTATCCAGTCAAAAAGAAAGCATCAAATAGTTAGGCCAGAAAATATGATCACACAACTTTTATATAGTCATAGGAACCAAGAAAAAATGCTTGGGTGGAAAGGCATTCTGTGATAAAGGGAAAAGCATATGAATCAAGAACAATTTGTAGCGTTGGAAAAGGTAATAAACAAGGATTATAGCAATATTGCAGGCATAGTTGTGCTGAAAGACGGCCAGACGCTCTATGAGCATTACTTTAATGGATGCTCAGATACTAGCCGGATCCATGTCTATTCAGTGACAAAAAGTATTGTTTCCCTATTGATCGGGATTGCCCTGGATAAGGGATGTATCAAAAGTCTCGACCAGAAAGTATTGTCTTTTTTCCCGGATTACCTAGTTAAAAAGGGAGAAAGAACAATACAGAAGATTACTCTTGAGAATCTGATGACAATGACAGCTCCGTATAAATATAAACACGTTGTTCCTTACGTAAAGTATTTCACAAGTGATGACTCGGTAACGTTTACGCTTGATTTACTGGGAGGTAGGGGACAGATAGGGAAATTTAGATACACCCCCCTCATAGGGCCTGATATTTTGTCAGGTATTCTTGTAAAGAGTACCGGGCAATCCGTATTTGATTTCGCGACAGAAAATGTCTTCTCGCCACTGGGAATTACTGTTAAGAGTAATGTGACTTTTCATAGTAAAGAGGAACAATTTGCATTCAATAAAGCCAAGGATATCAGCGGTTGGGTTGCTGACTCGACTGGCGTGAATACAGGAGGATGGGGGCTTACTCTCTCTGCTATGGATATGGCAAAGATAGGCCAGTTATACTTGGATGGCGGAATGTGGAATGGAAAACAAATTGTTTCAGTGAAATGGATCAACGAGAGTATAAAAGAACATAGCCGATGGGAAAAACTCAATCTGTCCTATGGTTACTTGTGGTGGCTTATCGATGAGAAAGAGCATGCTTGTGCAGCTATGGGAGATGGAGGGAATGTGATTTATTTCAATACACAGAAAAAAATAATAATTTCCATTGCTTCTACGTTTGTAAAAAATGCAAAAGATAGATTGGAACTTATAAAGGAACATATTGAACCAATATTTGAGGATTGAAGAGTATGGCAAGCTCCCAAAGCCAAGGCAATTCTTGACAGTAGGTGAGAGGGTGGGACTTCTTTCTGTTCCCTTCGGTTTTTCCCTTGTCCCAACGGTGAGGCCGAACTCGTTTGGTATGGGC
The sequence above is a segment of the Sphaerochaeta pleomorpha str. Grapes genome. Coding sequences within it:
- a CDS encoding cysteine hydrolase family protein, translating into MSEIRIPMEKTAIVLIEPQNDFLSHGGTMFAHIKEQLEERNVIANLQDLLASARGKVAKIFYCPFHPFDAGFPELKKGGPAYEGLRGIEIDMEADWGTGAWLRGTPGPEIIKELTPQQGDVVVEGKKTLDAFHSTGLDYYLRANEIEYVAFTGFHTDWCVESTARSAYDKGYRVIVIGDCTATDTQEEQDFCEKWIFPKIGKVMNYKEFLKALV
- a CDS encoding N-acyl homoserine lactonase family protein: MNNVRIRPMNTGFVTMIPSLYLYHHSAIKYYPNASNKEEDFPVFTYLIEGGEKLVLVDTGMADTKRADTYHHPGSYQPKGMSIVEQLDTIGYKPTDIDIVVFTHLHWDHCFYMEKFTNAQFIVHKKEYEFAMNPIPLYYKSYEAPELGIVRPFEGIQMTLVEGETEIIPNVRVFETPGHSVGHQAVEVDTNTGTYIICGDAIFILDNLKPIPQIHYNITPPNRYADIVETWHSIEKIKNRAQSEDRILTCHDRSMLERVKDTPVLG
- a CDS encoding Tm-1-like ATP-binding domain-containing protein; the encoded protein is MTIIAVIASFDTKYHEVAYVQQQIEELGCTPFLIDISTGPNPPLIAITADIPRDDVLRMGGSSWETIKKLDKGNAIKSMSDCVSKVIYTLHSERKIDGVLGMGGLQNTIICSAALRQLPLGFPKFICSTIASGNRYFDTVVGDKDITVMPSIVDFAGINPISEVVLANSVASVVGMVKYGKHEIDTHGKHYIGATLMGITNDTVMRAINNLTVKGENVISFHSTGIGGRVLDSQIRDGNIAAVMDLCLHEMTAEYFGGLGYSKGANNRLLAAAEMGIPSLICPGGIDFACLSKEDFFDDEDKRGFVWHSKDYLTHTRLWESEILDITRTIIQRVNCAKGITEIVLPLGGLRTMSRPGEFFFKPDTIKKMKVIFDEELKPEIVCKAFDLNFDDPDFADICANEMLALLEKGGLR
- a CDS encoding class II aldolase/adducin family protein, encoding MMEIISQYADLVDSLILAARKMYSFRYEMSDGGNLSMRVPGKDWMIVKGTNVAFDEIAISSLVVTDFEGNVIEGSCKPSKESLLHGVLYSALPHVNAIMHCHSPYATAWASDHDSLAFSTHHAREKLNFCPVVDTHSYVVPREYFTTIVNLFQENENLKSFILRGHGQVTVGKTMREAVYLAELVEETAQISVLSQAMKYHDEKGF
- a CDS encoding GntR family transcriptional regulator, with product MNHQKIQPTTVADSVYLRIKNAIIIGELKAGEHLVQEEFTKDLGVSRTPVRDAFRRLESEGLVVNRPYYGATVFMPSKEQVLEIYEIRILIEQYCASRTSKVATDDELKTLKSINDRMAEVSPSSKEYMQLDFEFHKHIGELSGCTKSTLEILEGLLNKSSSFKSIYYSMVGGSQATIAMHSDIVEALFNRDEEAVKKAIADHLNHVLNRVISSNILV
- a CDS encoding GGDEF domain-containing phosphodiesterase encodes the protein MNYFEATLLSMVLMLAILVDVLRFPLLKKDRGSLFFAELAIAYSIFLVITILICLGRENIISYPIGIGRILWALHFLSFPVLLGMWMHFNAINVIDNEKLVNLLSLVHAIPLVVLIIITLIDIPQQRFYPFNPGYEHMAPVIGTYYMVSLCFFFCLAMFLSTLGHRKELQGSFLFISMLLPIAFTISFMTFYATHIHVMFVMVNSFMMVLYYLIGQRDSIRVDSLTGLPSYTLLKRKLIRIFRLRSSYAVIFLDIENFRYFNSRYGQFLGDQMLAKLAEFLKTIGRANEVYRVSDDQFCICLPSGADETAKIVTDQIKERMNQPWDLNGRTVFIQVNMAVINIPQQAETMEEFKQATSRLLLEIKMLRNKSLIIYTRESTVDHERKMNIISALRESIKFTEQILVYYQPIYDAKTEQLVSAEALIRIDDLHLGFLKPDEFITLAEQTGLIMQLTQIMLAKVCRFIKQIPEENSPLSHIAMNLSSEDFESKVIGKTLLDIIEQEGVKPKRIGFEITESVVLQSYETVSEVMVELSLKKIAFALDDFGTGYSNLRALIDLPYDYVKLDKSVIHAAMAKPSMLLLLTEMLQKMGKCVIAEGVETKEQLSMVRSAGIERVQGYYFSKPLEEEVFRDLILQAK
- a CDS encoding MerR family transcriptional regulator gives rise to the protein MLSIGEFSNICRVSTKTLRYYAEIGLILPDKVNPENGYRYYSIGQLETMLYINRLKTYNFSLEEIKTILESEELQDEKLCLALTRKKNEIEKKEQEISRTLDQLSNDISSLKQGKSIMSYLKGIDIQLVEVSRMYLLSMRKMIQEYGFSEEYSNCFGALFRKIADDNLTVAAPPMVLFHSAEFSPLGLDTEFAIPVKEYVTGTRDFSPGLCLKTVLVGSYSGLSSVYTKQREWAEGEGYESSNALYEVYVTDPSQVTKESELITEIYYPVKKKASNS
- a CDS encoding serine hydrolase domain-containing protein — translated: MNQEQFVALEKVINKDYSNIAGIVVLKDGQTLYEHYFNGCSDTSRIHVYSVTKSIVSLLIGIALDKGCIKSLDQKVLSFFPDYLVKKGERTIQKITLENLMTMTAPYKYKHVVPYVKYFTSDDSVTFTLDLLGGRGQIGKFRYTPLIGPDILSGILVKSTGQSVFDFATENVFSPLGITVKSNVTFHSKEEQFAFNKAKDISGWVADSTGVNTGGWGLTLSAMDMAKIGQLYLDGGMWNGKQIVSVKWINESIKEHSRWEKLNLSYGYLWWLIDEKEHACAAMGDGGNVIYFNTQKKIIISIASTFVKNAKDRLELIKEHIEPIFED